In Helianthus annuus cultivar XRQ/B chromosome 8, HanXRQr2.0-SUNRISE, whole genome shotgun sequence, a single genomic region encodes these proteins:
- the LOC110870093 gene encoding protein PFC0760c-like — MLKKVLEDLIGKTIEQKFEEIELAEVRARREAEMEAGMKDKGKGVPVEDDIQVIEREIVLTEPKSSTKVPESSILDPCPINSVFDVINDNDEDDEEDEDDNLKDDADEVYSIHSDDDDDDDDGNDDADQDDANEEPENAGGKGEHDDAENVDENVGQGAGLILRLEHDVEEGEILHTYTRAEIIKMMHVEEDNFNFDFEEELNEFNINHQPEYQYKYVEEADNYDKGEVEDWSNDDQSENVNVDTSSFPTLAEFFSQANEDELRRKVAESVKSKSFSEMSKEE, encoded by the exons ATGTTAAAGAAAGTGTTGGAAGatttgattggaaagacgattgaGCAAAAGTTTGAAGAGATAGAACTTGCGGAAGTTAGAGCAAGACGTGAAGCTGAAATGGAAGCTGGAatgaaagataagggtaaaggTGTTCCAGTTGAAGATGATATTCAAGTGATTGAAAGAGAAATTGTTCTGACTGAACCAAAATCTTCGACAAAAGTTCCAGAATCGTCTATTCTAGATCCTTGTCCAATAAATTCAGTATTTGATGTGATTAACgacaatgatgaagatgatgaagaagacgaAGATGATAATCTGAAAGATGATGCAGATGAAGTATATTCTATtcatagtgatgatgatgatgatgatgatgatggaaatgatgatgCTGATCAAG ATGATGCAAACGAAGAACCAGAAAATGCAGGAGGAAAGGGGGAGCATGATGATGCTGAAAATGTTGATGAGAATGTTGGTCAGGGTGCAGGTTTGATTCTACGTCTTGAACACGATGTAGAGGAAGGTGAGATATTGCATACTTACACTAGAGCTGAGATCATTAAGATGATGCATGTTGAAGAAGATAATTTTAACTTCGATTTTGAAGAGGAGTTGAACGAATTTAATATCAATCATCAACCTGAATATCAGTACAAGTATGTTGAAGAAGCTGATAATTATGATAAAGGTGAAGTAGAAGACTGGAGTAACGATGATCAGTCTGAGAATGTTAATGTCGATACTTCTAGTTTTCCTACTCTTGCTGAATTTTTCAGTCAAGCAAATGAGGATGAATTGAGAAGAAAAGTTGCTGAAAGTGTTAAGAGTAAGAGTTTTAGTGAAATGTCTAAAGAAGAATAA